The Peribacillus simplex genome contains a region encoding:
- the cls gene encoding cardiolipin synthase: MKIITTIASIFLLIFSWCWVDLKVGHKRYLKHATNIKYPPRNSDMTVFTSGKILFDDYMKEVKQAQDSIHILFYIVKNDKFSKDFLKLLQSKAEEGVEVRLLADWVGSKKMSRQIIQELTKSGVHFSFSFKPKLPFLFYTIQKRNHRKITVIDGKIGYLGGFNIGKEYINQGEKLNPWRDYHLKMTGEGVKDLQEVFLSDWFHDTNEDYRGTPAYFPTLAPGTQAQQFVVTNGSDLEQSLTHLIRQAAKKIIIGTPYFIPSETLFQELREALARNVSVTIIVPEISDHALVKEASFPYFRVLIKEGAEIMQFQRGFYHSKVILIDDIMCDIGTANFDKRSCFLNGEINCIVFDRTFIEDVEKELAVDLAESKPLNGDAISNMNVFRSAKESLAAILSPFL; this comes from the coding sequence TTGAAGATAATCACTACGATTGCCTCAATATTTTTATTGATCTTCTCTTGGTGCTGGGTTGATCTTAAGGTAGGGCATAAGCGTTATTTGAAGCACGCAACCAACATAAAATATCCGCCTCGGAACAGCGATATGACTGTATTCACATCAGGGAAAATCCTGTTTGACGATTACATGAAGGAAGTAAAGCAAGCTCAGGATTCCATCCATATCCTTTTTTATATTGTAAAAAATGATAAATTCAGCAAGGATTTTTTGAAGTTACTGCAGTCAAAAGCGGAAGAGGGCGTGGAAGTGCGGCTTTTAGCCGATTGGGTGGGAAGTAAAAAGATGTCCCGACAAATCATTCAGGAGCTAACTAAAAGCGGCGTTCATTTTTCTTTCAGCTTTAAACCGAAACTCCCCTTCCTTTTCTATACAATACAAAAAAGAAATCACCGTAAGATCACGGTGATTGATGGAAAAATCGGCTACCTTGGCGGCTTTAATATCGGTAAGGAGTATATAAACCAAGGGGAGAAGCTGAACCCGTGGAGAGATTACCATTTAAAAATGACCGGGGAAGGTGTAAAGGACCTTCAGGAAGTCTTCCTCTCGGATTGGTTCCATGATACAAACGAGGATTACAGAGGAACGCCTGCCTATTTCCCGACATTGGCTCCCGGAACCCAGGCACAGCAGTTTGTCGTCACGAATGGCAGTGATCTTGAACAGTCACTTACACACTTGATTCGGCAAGCCGCTAAAAAAATCATTATCGGGACTCCATATTTCATTCCCAGTGAAACTTTATTTCAAGAATTAAGGGAAGCACTTGCACGCAATGTTTCCGTTACGATCATCGTACCTGAAATTTCAGACCATGCCCTTGTCAAGGAAGCTTCGTTTCCCTATTTCCGGGTACTGATAAAAGAAGGGGCTGAAATCATGCAATTTCAAAGGGGGTTCTACCATTCTAAAGTGATTCTGATTGATGATATAATGTGTGATATCGGTACGGCTAATTTTGATAAGCGCAGTTGTTTTTTAAATGGTGAAATCAATTGCATCGTATTTGACCGGACATTTATAGAAGATGTAGAAAAGGAGTTGGCAGTGGACCTAGCCGAATCCAAGCCGCTAAACGGGGACGCGATTTCCAACATGAATGTATTCCGTTCAGCAAAGGAATCGCTGGCTGCCATCCTTTCTCCTTTTCTTTGA
- the uvsE gene encoding UV DNA damage repair endonuclease UvsE: MKIRFGFVSNATCLWEASPAKTLTYKRYSSLGAEKGMEKLLDVTRQNIENTLRVLQYNTAHQIEIYRMSSSIVPLATHPEIEWDFVTPFKREWKQLGDWATAHKMRISFHPNQFTLFTSPKPAITQNAVKDMEFHYKMLDAMGIADTSFINIHVGGAYGDKESALVRVHDNLKSLPMHVKERMTFENDDKTYTASETLSVCRREGIPLVFDYHHHLANLSDEPLNELLTEVFTTWRQAGAVPKIHISSPKSAGEFRSHADYIDLDFIMPLFKVLKDLGQDVDFMIEAKMKDRAMLQLIENIAKVRGVKRVSGGAVEC; encoded by the coding sequence ATGAAAATAAGATTTGGATTCGTATCCAATGCCACCTGTTTATGGGAAGCTTCTCCGGCTAAGACACTTACTTACAAGCGATATAGCTCACTTGGCGCGGAAAAAGGAATGGAAAAACTCCTGGACGTGACAAGGCAGAATATTGAAAATACCTTAAGGGTCCTTCAATATAACACGGCACACCAAATAGAAATATACCGGATGTCCAGTTCCATCGTTCCTTTAGCCACACATCCCGAAATAGAATGGGATTTCGTTACACCTTTTAAAAGAGAGTGGAAACAGCTTGGCGATTGGGCCACTGCACACAAGATGAGGATCAGTTTTCATCCCAATCAGTTTACGCTGTTTACCAGCCCTAAACCCGCAATTACACAAAATGCCGTAAAAGATATGGAGTTCCATTATAAAATGCTTGATGCAATGGGCATTGCGGACACCTCTTTCATCAATATCCATGTCGGTGGGGCCTATGGTGATAAAGAGTCCGCCCTTGTAAGGGTTCATGACAACCTTAAATCGCTGCCTATGCACGTCAAGGAAAGAATGACTTTTGAAAATGATGATAAAACCTATACAGCATCTGAAACCCTGAGCGTATGTAGGAGGGAAGGCATCCCACTTGTATTCGATTACCACCATCATCTCGCAAATCTTTCGGATGAGCCGCTTAACGAGCTGCTCACCGAGGTATTCACCACTTGGAGGCAAGCAGGGGCGGTACCAAAGATTCATATTTCATCCCCAAAATCTGCAGGTGAATTTCGCTCGCATGCAGATTATATCGATTTGGACTTCATCATGCCCCTTTTTAAAGTGCTTAAGGATCTTGGACAGGACGTCGATTTCATGATCGAGGCCAAGATGAAGGATCGGGCAATGTTGCAGCTGATTGAAAATATAGCTAAGGTTCGTGGTGTAAAAAGGGTGAGCGGCGGTGCCGTCGAGTGCTGA
- the argS gene encoding arginine--tRNA ligase, whose amino-acid sequence MNIVKEVQEKLKEEIKAAVIKAGLATEEQIPNVVLELPRDKTHGDYSTNMAMQLTKIAKKAPKMIAEAIIENFDNSKASIEKIEIAGPGFINFYMNNSYLTELVPVILKVDEAYGESDFGKGEKIQVEFVSANPTGDLHLGHARGAAVGDTLCNILSKAGYDVSREYYINDAGNQINNLAISIEARYFQALGLEKDMPEGGYHGEDIIGIGKTLASEFGDKYVNADEKERFEFFREYGLKYEMEKLKTDLANFRVGFDVWYSETSLYQDGKIDEALKVLRDRGHVYEEDGATWFRSTELGDDKDRVLIKQDGSYTYLTPDIAYHRNKLERGFETLINIWGADHHGYIPRMKAAIEALGYKREQLEVEIIQLVHLYKDGEKMKMSKRTGKAVTMRDLIDEVGLDATRYFFAMRSADTHMDFDLDLAVSQSNENPVYYAQYAHARISSILRQGVEQGISYEGVTDFSALATEKEVELLKKLGEFPQAIAEAAEKRMPHRMTNYIFDLASTFHSFYNADKVLDVEEMERSKARLGLVKSVQITLKNALAIIGVSAPEKM is encoded by the coding sequence ATGAATATAGTAAAAGAGGTACAGGAAAAACTGAAAGAAGAGATTAAAGCGGCAGTCATTAAAGCTGGGTTGGCAACGGAAGAGCAGATTCCAAATGTTGTATTGGAACTGCCAAGAGATAAGACACACGGAGATTATTCCACGAATATGGCCATGCAATTAACGAAGATTGCAAAGAAAGCGCCAAAGATGATAGCAGAGGCAATCATCGAAAACTTTGACAACTCAAAAGCATCCATCGAAAAAATCGAGATTGCAGGACCTGGCTTCATCAACTTCTACATGAATAATTCCTATTTGACGGAATTGGTTCCTGTCATTTTGAAAGTGGATGAAGCATATGGGGAAAGTGACTTTGGTAAAGGCGAAAAAATCCAGGTGGAGTTCGTTTCCGCGAACCCGACCGGTGATCTTCACCTTGGCCATGCCCGTGGTGCAGCAGTAGGTGATACATTATGTAATATCCTCTCTAAAGCAGGTTATGATGTTTCACGTGAATACTATATCAATGACGCAGGAAACCAAATTAATAATTTGGCCATTTCCATAGAAGCCCGCTATTTCCAGGCACTTGGCCTCGAAAAGGATATGCCGGAGGGCGGTTATCATGGCGAAGATATCATTGGCATCGGTAAAACGCTTGCCAGTGAATTTGGGGATAAATATGTAAATGCCGATGAAAAGGAACGTTTTGAATTTTTCCGTGAGTACGGCTTGAAATATGAAATGGAAAAACTGAAAACGGACTTGGCTAATTTCCGTGTCGGATTCGATGTATGGTACTCCGAAACATCTCTATATCAAGACGGTAAAATTGATGAGGCACTCAAAGTGTTGAGGGACAGGGGCCATGTCTATGAGGAAGATGGGGCTACATGGTTCCGCTCCACTGAACTAGGCGATGATAAAGACCGGGTGCTTATTAAGCAGGATGGGTCTTACACATATCTGACACCGGATATTGCCTATCATCGTAATAAATTGGAGCGCGGCTTTGAAACGCTGATCAATATCTGGGGTGCAGACCACCACGGCTATATACCGCGTATGAAAGCGGCGATCGAAGCATTGGGGTACAAACGCGAGCAGCTTGAAGTGGAAATCATCCAGCTTGTTCACCTGTACAAGGATGGCGAGAAAATGAAGATGAGTAAGCGTACCGGTAAAGCAGTTACGATGCGTGACCTTATTGATGAAGTGGGTCTCGATGCAACCCGTTATTTCTTTGCAATGAGAAGTGCGGATACTCACATGGATTTCGATTTGGATCTTGCGGTATCACAATCCAATGAAAACCCTGTTTATTATGCACAGTATGCCCATGCCCGGATTTCCAGCATTTTACGCCAAGGTGTGGAACAAGGGATCAGCTATGAAGGAGTCACTGATTTCTCTGCCTTAGCTACTGAAAAAGAAGTGGAACTTTTGAAGAAATTAGGAGAATTCCCGCAGGCAATTGCGGAAGCAGCCGAAAAACGGATGCCTCACCGCATGACGAATTATATATTCGACCTGGCTTCTACATTCCACAGTTTCTACAATGCAGATAAGGTTTTGGATGTTGAAGAGATGGAAAGAAGTAAGGCGCGTTTAGGACTGGTCAAATCCGTCCAAATTACCTTAAAGAATGCATTAGCTATAATCGGGGTTTCGGCACCGGAAAAAATGTAA
- a CDS encoding DUF1934 domain-containing protein: MTLHDIDKHAIKVTLQTKIMHGPETETYELVTFGTKMYKGADLYLQYKEENEAGQTQTTIKHKPDETILLRNGAIKMRQLFRLQEATNGHYESLYGRLGLRTTAKKIHHQWDEKTKQGKLVLKYTLHMQGSEPGQYEMTISYKEEA; this comes from the coding sequence TTGACTCTTCATGATATAGATAAGCATGCTATTAAAGTGACTTTACAGACAAAAATCATGCACGGCCCAGAAACGGAAACGTATGAGCTGGTGACATTTGGTACAAAAATGTATAAAGGTGCAGATTTATATTTGCAATATAAAGAGGAAAATGAAGCCGGTCAAACACAAACGACCATCAAGCACAAACCGGATGAAACGATCCTGCTTAGAAATGGCGCCATTAAAATGAGGCAGCTTTTCCGCCTGCAGGAAGCGACAAATGGACATTATGAAAGTCTATATGGCAGGTTGGGATTACGGACGACCGCGAAGAAGATACATCATCAATGGGATGAAAAGACCAAACAAGGGAAACTTGTCCTTAAATATACGTTACATATGCAGGGAAGCGAGCCCGGTCAATATGAGATGACGATTTCCTACAAGGAGGAAGCATAG
- the speB gene encoding agmatinase yields MKFDEAYSGNVFIKSHPVFEESEAVLYGMPMDWTVSFRPGSRFGPTRIREVSIGLEEYSPYLDRELEEVKFFDAGDIPLPFGNPQRSIDMIEKFVDSLLDAGKFPMGMGGEHLVTWPVIKAMFKKYPDMAIIHMDAHTDLREDYEGEPLSHASIIRKSAELIGPKNVYSFGIRSGLKEEFQWAKENGMHISKFEVLEPLKEVLPQLAGRPVYVTIDIDVLDPAHAPGTGTVDCGGITSKELLASIHEIARSEINVVGCDLVEVAPIYDPSEQTANTASKLIREMILGWVQKG; encoded by the coding sequence ATGAAATTCGATGAAGCCTATTCAGGCAATGTATTCATTAAAAGCCACCCTGTTTTTGAGGAATCAGAAGCTGTACTGTACGGCATGCCGATGGACTGGACGGTGAGTTTCCGTCCGGGTTCTCGATTCGGCCCAACCCGGATTCGTGAAGTTTCGATTGGTTTGGAAGAGTACAGTCCATATTTAGATCGTGAATTAGAGGAAGTTAAATTCTTTGATGCCGGGGATATTCCATTACCATTCGGCAATCCGCAGCGCAGTATCGATATGATTGAAAAATTTGTCGACAGCTTGTTGGATGCAGGTAAGTTCCCAATGGGGATGGGAGGGGAACATCTTGTCACATGGCCAGTCATTAAAGCCATGTTCAAAAAGTATCCCGATATGGCCATCATCCATATGGATGCCCATACAGATTTACGTGAGGATTATGAGGGAGAGCCGCTTTCCCATGCGTCCATCATCCGTAAATCCGCAGAACTTATCGGCCCGAAAAATGTATACTCTTTCGGCATTCGTTCCGGTTTGAAGGAAGAATTCCAATGGGCAAAAGAAAATGGCATGCACATCTCTAAATTTGAAGTTCTTGAACCTCTGAAAGAAGTACTGCCGCAGTTAGCTGGTCGTCCTGTATATGTGACCATCGACATCGATGTTCTTGATCCTGCGCACGCGCCAGGGACAGGCACCGTAGATTGTGGAGGCATCACTTCCAAAGAGCTTTTAGCTTCGATTCATGAGATAGCACGGTCTGAGATTAATGTAGTCGGCTGCGATTTAGTAGAAGTGGCACCGATTTATGATCCATCCGAGCAAACTGCGAACACGGCTAGCAAGCTGATTCGCGAAATGATTCTAGGTTGGGTACAAAAAGGTTAA
- the speE gene encoding spermidine synthase has protein sequence MSIWFTEKQTENFGITMKVNRTLHTEQTEFQKLDMIETEEWGNMLLLDDMVMTSQRDEFVYHEMVAHVPLFTHPNPENVLVVGGGDGGVIREILKHPSVKKATLVDIDGKVIEYSKKFLPEIAGMLEDPRVDVQVGDGFMHIAKSENEYDVIMVDSTEPVGPAVNLFTKGFYAGISKALKEDGIFVAQSDNPWFKADLIRDVQRDVKEIFPITSLYLANIPTYPSGLWAFTIGSKKYNPLEVTEDRFHEIETKYYTKELHKAAFVLPKFVQDLVK, from the coding sequence ATGAGCATTTGGTTTACTGAAAAACAAACAGAGAATTTTGGTATTACGATGAAAGTGAATCGTACTTTACATACGGAGCAAACTGAGTTTCAAAAGCTTGATATGATTGAAACGGAAGAGTGGGGCAATATGCTATTGCTGGATGACATGGTAATGACTTCACAGCGTGATGAATTCGTTTACCATGAAATGGTAGCCCATGTTCCTTTATTTACCCATCCTAATCCAGAAAACGTTTTGGTTGTAGGCGGAGGGGACGGAGGAGTCATCCGTGAAATCCTAAAACACCCAAGCGTAAAAAAAGCTACATTGGTGGATATCGATGGGAAAGTTATCGAATACTCAAAGAAATTCCTGCCTGAAATTGCAGGCATGCTTGAAGATCCGCGTGTAGACGTACAAGTTGGGGATGGCTTCATGCACATCGCCAAAAGTGAGAATGAATATGACGTGATCATGGTTGACTCGACTGAACCTGTCGGACCTGCTGTCAACTTATTCACAAAAGGTTTTTATGCCGGGATTTCCAAAGCTTTGAAAGAAGACGGGATTTTTGTGGCACAATCCGACAACCCTTGGTTTAAAGCGGACTTAATTCGCGATGTACAACGTGATGTGAAAGAAATATTCCCGATCACCAGCCTGTATTTAGCGAATATCCCGACGTATCCAAGCGGCCTTTGGGCGTTCACGATCGGGTCGAAAAAATATAATCCATTAGAAGTGACTGAAGACCGTTTCCATGAAATCGAAACGAAATATTATACAAAAGAACTTCATAAAGCAGCTTTCGTTCTGCCTAAATTCGTTCAAGATTTAGTGAAATAA